In Symmachiella dynata, the following are encoded in one genomic region:
- the atpF gene encoding F0F1 ATP synthase subunit B — MYAKFSIAALLVLGLALSPGFVFAEDDAKAEDHAAAHDPEHKEGHADDHGHDDHHSIGTKGVDMSPAEFKSDLAIFTFVVFVLLLFILKKFAWGPIVAGLEKREGGIQQQIDDANDAHEKAKALLAKHEYQMDKAQDQVREILAEARRDAEHTRDEMIAAAQSETEAMKNRAVNDINQARDQALDQLFSHMAKSVAEATEHVLGRTISESDDNKLIDDALAQFAPSKN; from the coding sequence GTGTACGCAAAATTTTCAATTGCCGCACTGTTGGTCCTGGGACTGGCTCTTTCTCCTGGTTTCGTTTTCGCTGAAGATGACGCCAAGGCAGAAGATCATGCCGCTGCGCATGATCCTGAACACAAAGAGGGTCACGCCGACGACCATGGACACGATGATCACCACTCGATCGGCACCAAAGGTGTCGATATGAGTCCGGCTGAATTCAAGTCGGACTTGGCGATTTTCACGTTTGTAGTCTTCGTGTTGTTGCTGTTCATATTGAAAAAGTTTGCCTGGGGCCCCATCGTCGCTGGTCTCGAAAAACGCGAAGGGGGCATCCAACAGCAGATCGACGATGCCAACGACGCGCACGAAAAGGCCAAAGCCTTATTGGCAAAGCATGAGTATCAGATGGATAAGGCGCAAGACCAAGTCCGTGAAATCTTGGCTGAAGCCCGTCGCGATGCCGAGCACACCCGCGATGAAATGATTGCGGCCGCTCAAAGCGAAACCGAGGCCATGAAAAACCGCGCGGTGAACGATATTAATCAGGCGCGGGACCAAGCCTTGGATCAACTCTTTTCGCACATGGCGAAGAGCGTGGCTGAGGCGACCGAACATGTGCTGGGACGCACAATCAGCGAGTCGGATGACAACAAGCTGATCGATGACGCCTTAGCGCAGTTCGCACCCAGTAAGAATTGA
- a CDS encoding F0F1 ATP synthase subunit epsilon codes for MAAEGPLRLVVVTPEKTVLEQDVVSLRFALYDGQIGILPGRAPLLGRLGYGELQYTDPSGNSHSYFIDGGFVQVNGPVVSILTNQAIPAEKVDADAAQSKLEELNASRPSTDEEFAAKDRDLLRTRQMIAVGKRF; via the coding sequence ATGGCCGCTGAAGGCCCGTTACGTCTTGTTGTCGTTACACCGGAGAAGACCGTTCTGGAACAGGACGTTGTCTCGCTACGGTTTGCGCTGTATGACGGACAAATCGGTATTCTGCCGGGACGGGCGCCGTTGTTAGGACGGCTAGGTTATGGCGAGTTGCAATACACCGACCCCAGCGGCAACAGCCACAGCTACTTCATTGATGGCGGCTTTGTGCAAGTCAACGGCCCGGTGGTTTCCATCCTCACCAATCAAGCCATCCCGGCCGAAAAAGTCGATGCGGACGCGGCACAGAGCAAACTTGAAGAGCTAAACGCCAGCCGCCCGAGTACGGATGAAGAATTCGCCGCCAAAGACCGCGACTTGTTGCGAACCCGCCAAATGATCGCCGTCGGCAAGCGCTTCTAA
- a CDS encoding FHA domain-containing protein → MNQSTKRLTFPENAVVTGDTFLTLQVSRGKTNFPHRPVTVPRFAIGAGSGCDMVLGDPNVPALHTILLVEGGCVIAEAIAHSPLLKVNGNVVKTAILEDGDVLTIGGFQFAIQLNHEAIAQTLESDSQTSLDLQDLESECELDDGELSAAELVDRLEAEMALVDQFERQIQTGQAALLQSAINRNTQRESSTDPVHSAIAPRHIIHSKHTLRGPRSHRHSEADERVVDEFERVRMELEDFSADLEQRIHQVNHREDNIDAATKELAEAQNKLVAQLGLLLEQIAAQQPADAPRAIA, encoded by the coding sequence ATGAATCAATCAACCAAACGATTAACCTTTCCCGAAAATGCGGTCGTCACCGGCGACACATTTCTGACGCTCCAAGTCAGTCGCGGAAAGACAAATTTCCCCCACCGCCCCGTCACCGTACCACGCTTCGCCATCGGCGCAGGCAGTGGTTGCGACATGGTACTGGGCGATCCCAACGTTCCGGCTCTCCATACAATTCTACTGGTAGAAGGGGGATGCGTGATCGCCGAAGCCATTGCCCACTCGCCACTGTTGAAGGTCAATGGGAATGTCGTTAAGACGGCAATTCTTGAAGACGGCGACGTGTTGACGATTGGTGGATTTCAATTCGCCATTCAACTCAATCACGAAGCCATCGCACAAACCTTGGAATCGGATTCGCAGACATCCCTCGACCTACAGGACCTGGAAAGTGAATGCGAACTCGACGATGGAGAACTCTCCGCCGCTGAACTCGTAGACCGTCTCGAGGCCGAAATGGCCTTGGTCGATCAATTTGAACGCCAAATCCAAACCGGTCAAGCGGCGCTACTGCAATCAGCCATCAACCGCAATACGCAGCGGGAATCGTCTACGGATCCCGTGCATTCCGCTATCGCACCGCGTCACATTATCCATAGCAAACATACGTTGCGAGGACCTCGTTCCCACCGGCACAGCGAAGCCGACGAACGCGTCGTTGACGAATTCGAACGCGTCCGTATGGAGTTGGAAGACTTTTCAGCTGACCTCGAACAACGTATTCACCAGGTCAATCACCGCGAAGATAATATCGATGCGGCAACCAAAGAGCTGGCTGAGGCACAAAACAAACTGGTCGCCCAACTCGGCCTGTTACTCGAACAGATCGCCGCACAACAACCGGCGGACGCCCCTCGAGCCATTGCCTAA
- the atpG gene encoding ATP synthase F1 subunit gamma, protein MAKARAILKRLKAVKNIRKITRTMELIATARFKRAMDRATEAAAYTRKISELVADLAEAGGELDHPLLKPHETRENRILLVLTSNRGLCGGYNASVLRLVQREIVTSRETDEQLQLEVSGKRGLNFMKFKKYDVERSYTHFEDKPTFEEVDELAQRYIDDYCAGKLDALDVAYVRFETASRQTAVVETLLPLGKVTDELAEQSDASEQKTSVQYEFKPSPQEILEEVLPAAFKAKLLKCFLDSAVSEQIARMVAMKGATENAGEMISDLSQNYNRARQSQITSELSEIIGGAAALE, encoded by the coding sequence ATGGCTAAAGCTCGAGCAATTCTGAAACGGCTCAAAGCGGTCAAGAACATCCGCAAAATCACGCGGACGATGGAATTGATCGCGACCGCCCGCTTCAAACGGGCTATGGACCGCGCCACCGAGGCGGCTGCCTATACGCGCAAGATCTCCGAACTGGTGGCCGACTTGGCCGAAGCAGGGGGCGAGTTGGATCACCCCCTACTCAAACCTCACGAAACCCGAGAAAATCGTATCCTGCTCGTCCTCACGTCCAATCGCGGATTGTGCGGCGGTTACAACGCGAGTGTGCTGCGACTTGTCCAACGTGAGATCGTTACCAGTCGGGAAACCGACGAACAACTGCAACTCGAAGTCTCCGGTAAACGCGGCTTGAATTTCATGAAATTCAAGAAGTATGACGTCGAACGCTCGTATACGCATTTCGAAGACAAACCAACCTTCGAAGAAGTTGACGAACTCGCACAACGCTACATCGACGATTATTGCGCCGGAAAACTGGATGCGTTGGACGTTGCCTATGTTCGCTTCGAAACCGCATCACGGCAAACGGCTGTGGTCGAGACCTTGCTTCCACTCGGGAAAGTCACCGACGAATTAGCCGAACAGTCCGATGCCTCCGAGCAAAAAACTTCCGTGCAATACGAATTCAAACCCTCGCCACAAGAGATTCTCGAAGAGGTTCTTCCGGCGGCATTTAAAGCCAAGCTGCTCAAATGCTTCCTCGACAGTGCCGTCAGCGAGCAAATCGCTCGGATGGTGGCCATGAAGGGTGCGACAGAAAACGCGGGCGAAATGATCAGCGACCTGTCTCAGAATTACAACCGCGCCCGTCAATCACAAATCACCTCCGAACTCAGCGAAATCATCGGTGGTGCGGCGGCGTTGGAATAA
- the atpH gene encoding ATP synthase F1 subunit delta: MNDATPKHRVASVLEDPSARAIAKVYSGAFLGAIGDGDAAGHLEELVSFIEDVVDAHPDFATILLSQMVSKDDKVSILERVLPGHGSDILLNFLRVLATHDRLDLLPLIAQEAQLQFETSNGQGRVQVTSAKPLSDAQLQNITQSLKTKLSFDPIIEPQVDPTVLGGLVIQIGNIIHDGSIKTQLKSLRGRLQQRSLHEIQSGRDRFSTPEGN; encoded by the coding sequence ATGAACGACGCGACCCCCAAACATAGAGTGGCCAGTGTACTGGAAGACCCCAGTGCCCGTGCTATCGCCAAAGTCTATTCTGGCGCCTTTTTGGGTGCCATCGGCGATGGCGATGCCGCCGGACATTTGGAGGAATTGGTGTCGTTCATCGAGGACGTCGTCGATGCCCATCCCGATTTTGCGACAATCCTGTTATCGCAAATGGTCAGCAAAGACGACAAAGTCTCGATCCTGGAACGTGTACTGCCGGGTCACGGCAGTGACATCCTATTGAATTTTCTCCGCGTCCTGGCCACGCATGACCGGCTCGATTTGTTGCCGCTCATCGCCCAGGAAGCGCAATTGCAATTCGAAACATCCAACGGCCAAGGGCGCGTGCAAGTCACTTCTGCCAAGCCACTCTCGGATGCACAATTGCAAAATATCACACAGTCCTTAAAGACCAAATTGTCTTTCGATCCCATTATCGAACCGCAAGTCGATCCCACGGTCCTGGGCGGACTGGTGATTCAAATCGGTAATATCATCCACGACGGTTCCATTAAAACACAATTAAAATCACTGCGGGGCCGCTTGCAGCAGAGGAGTCTCCATGAAATTCAAAGCGGACGAGATCGCTTCAGTACTCCAGAAGGAAATTGA
- the epsC gene encoding serine O-acetyltransferase EpsC yields the protein MATDLSRKEELPELTDRIIASYYDINRINHLGHCPLPSTEAVMAIAEDVKEVIYPGYRRRQNLHHGNVTYHIGDLIDGLHDRLTEQIARALRHNASLNMRLECGGTDPTIDFEAEGQRTAISFLERIPQMRESMALDVEAAYDGDPAAKSFDEIIFCYPGLEAITVHRMAHELYRLGVPLIPRILSEWSHSRTGIDLHPGAKIGPSFFIDHGTGVVIGETCEIAAHVKIYQGVTLGALSFPKDSEGNVVRDTKRHPTIEEGVVIYASATVLGGDTTIGANSVIGAGVSLYESVPPNTIVTINKPDLRFRDASLKKSS from the coding sequence ATGGCGACTGACCTCAGCCGCAAAGAAGAACTTCCGGAACTGACCGACCGGATTATTGCCAGCTACTACGACATCAATCGAATCAATCATCTTGGCCACTGTCCGTTGCCCAGTACGGAAGCAGTGATGGCGATTGCCGAGGATGTCAAAGAGGTTATCTATCCGGGCTACCGCCGCCGGCAGAATTTGCATCACGGCAACGTGACGTACCATATCGGCGACTTGATTGACGGCCTGCATGACCGCTTGACCGAACAGATCGCACGCGCCCTGCGGCACAATGCTTCGCTGAATATGCGGCTGGAGTGCGGCGGGACCGATCCGACGATTGATTTCGAGGCGGAAGGGCAGCGAACCGCGATCAGTTTTTTGGAGCGGATTCCGCAAATGCGGGAATCGATGGCCTTGGATGTCGAAGCGGCGTACGACGGTGATCCGGCGGCGAAGAGTTTTGACGAGATCATTTTCTGCTATCCCGGCTTGGAAGCGATCACGGTTCATCGCATGGCACACGAATTGTATCGCTTAGGCGTGCCGTTGATTCCGCGGATTCTCTCGGAATGGTCGCATAGCCGGACGGGGATTGATTTGCATCCCGGGGCGAAGATTGGGCCGAGTTTCTTTATCGATCATGGAACGGGTGTGGTGATCGGCGAGACTTGCGAGATTGCGGCGCATGTGAAAATCTACCAGGGAGTGACCTTAGGCGCGCTGAGTTTCCCGAAAGATTCCGAGGGGAATGTGGTTCGCGACACGAAGCGGCATCCGACCATTGAAGAAGGGGTTGTGATCTACGCCAGCGCGACGGTTTTGGGGGGCGATACGACGATCGGAGCGAACTCGGTCATCGGTGCCGGCGTGTCCCTGTATGAGAGCGTGCCGCCCAATACGATCGTGACGATCAACAAACCGGACCTGCGGTTCCGTGATGCCTCGCTGAAAAAGTCGTCGTGA
- a CDS encoding DUF4912 domain-containing protein, translating to MTVDELKSQTRKDLAGMAKTRGVAGWHAMRKDELVKALSRLARKDRRKNGSTSRSSTLNGKRVRTATANGSSTNGNSPNVRMNGGKTSNPKNRNGSNGNGRHTHQRSVTAGISKNLATENGQDAALQDRLFVVAHDAFWLHALWELSPATIQRAEAGLAHEWHTAQPVIRVLDVSADENRRCVEKTVKDVAIHGGINHWYIEVANPPGVYQLQIGYLAASGRFFGMARSNVVTTPEPGACGIVDENWSKTAQQYENGHSQNGKRNGDTRIREMMDQQMRRPMSSHPLTDFLPTGARGGDDDSIELDMGVELVVFGNATPGARLTISEENVDLREDGSFTIRLSMPEGRQVVPATITSSSGVKQQTVVLAVERNTKYLEARHFDGTEM from the coding sequence ATGACCGTCGATGAGTTGAAGTCGCAGACCCGTAAAGATCTGGCCGGAATGGCTAAAACCCGTGGCGTGGCCGGCTGGCATGCAATGCGGAAGGATGAGCTGGTCAAGGCGCTCAGCCGATTGGCTCGCAAGGACCGTCGCAAAAATGGCAGCACAAGCCGCTCCTCAACGCTCAATGGCAAGCGGGTGCGGACCGCAACGGCCAATGGGAGTTCGACGAACGGGAATTCGCCAAATGTGCGAATGAACGGTGGCAAAACGAGCAACCCTAAAAACAGGAACGGCTCCAACGGCAACGGGCGACACACCCATCAGCGTTCGGTGACCGCCGGGATCTCCAAAAACCTGGCCACTGAGAACGGACAAGACGCCGCCCTGCAGGACCGGTTATTTGTGGTCGCTCACGATGCCTTTTGGTTGCACGCTTTGTGGGAATTGAGTCCGGCGACGATCCAACGGGCTGAGGCGGGCTTGGCGCATGAATGGCATACTGCGCAACCGGTGATTCGCGTACTGGACGTTTCGGCCGACGAAAATCGTCGCTGTGTGGAAAAGACAGTCAAAGACGTCGCTATACACGGTGGAATCAATCACTGGTATATCGAAGTCGCCAATCCGCCGGGTGTGTATCAGTTGCAGATCGGTTATCTCGCTGCCAGCGGGCGGTTCTTTGGAATGGCACGTTCCAATGTCGTCACAACACCCGAACCGGGCGCTTGTGGGATTGTGGATGAAAACTGGAGCAAAACAGCTCAGCAATACGAAAACGGACATTCGCAAAACGGCAAACGCAATGGCGACACAAGAATTCGGGAGATGATGGATCAGCAGATGCGTCGACCGATGAGTTCACATCCGCTGACCGACTTTTTACCAACCGGCGCGCGGGGCGGAGACGACGATAGCATCGAATTGGATATGGGAGTTGAGTTGGTCGTATTCGGTAATGCGACTCCCGGAGCGCGGCTCACTATTTCTGAAGAGAATGTCGACCTGCGCGAAGATGGTTCGTTTACGATTCGGTTGAGCATGCCGGAAGGGCGGCAGGTTGTCCCGGCAACCATCACCTCCTCCAGCGGCGTCAAGCAACAAACCGTGGTCCTGGCAGTCGAGCGAAACACCAAATACCTCGAAGCACGGCATTTCGACGGCACAGAAATGTGA
- the atpA gene encoding F0F1 ATP synthase subunit alpha, with translation MKFKADEIASVLQKEIEDFRGQIETSEVGRVLEVGDGIARVYGLSNAMAGEMVEFPGGVRGQVFNLEENSVGVIILGDYLKISEGDEVRSTGALLSVPVGDAVIGRVIDPLGNPLDGKGPIVATESRPVEHLAAGVAGRQPVKQPLQSGIKAIDAMTPIGRGQRQLIIGDRKTGKTAVALDTIINQKGGDVICVYVACGQRAASITGVVEALEAAGAMDYSIVISATASDPAPLQYIAPYAGAAIAEHFMMQGKHTLVVYDDLSKQAQAYRQLSLLMRRPPGREAYPGDVFYCHSRLLERAVKLSDELGGGSMTALPIIETLEGEVSAYIPTNVISITDGQIYLEPDLFFAGVRPAINVGISVSRVGGNAQTKAMKKVSGGLRLDLAAFRELEAFAQLGTELDKATQAQLDRGYRMVELLKQPQFRPLSVPDQVMSIYAGTKGYFDQVPVSDVLAAEVEMHQFMAEQKSEVRDKIAETGALDSETEEALKNALEEFKVQYAAGKSSAPEPVTA, from the coding sequence ATGAAATTCAAAGCGGACGAGATCGCTTCAGTACTCCAGAAGGAAATTGAAGACTTCCGCGGCCAAATCGAGACCAGTGAGGTCGGCCGCGTGTTGGAAGTCGGCGACGGTATTGCACGGGTCTATGGCTTGTCGAACGCCATGGCCGGTGAAATGGTCGAATTCCCCGGTGGAGTGCGTGGACAGGTCTTCAACCTCGAAGAAAATTCTGTCGGCGTCATCATCTTGGGAGATTACCTCAAAATTTCCGAAGGGGACGAAGTCCGTAGCACCGGCGCATTGCTGTCGGTCCCGGTCGGCGATGCAGTCATCGGTCGTGTGATCGACCCGTTGGGCAACCCGCTCGATGGTAAAGGTCCCATCGTGGCAACCGAATCGCGCCCTGTGGAACACCTTGCCGCCGGTGTCGCCGGTCGTCAACCGGTTAAGCAACCGCTGCAAAGCGGAATCAAAGCCATCGACGCCATGACCCCGATCGGCCGCGGCCAACGCCAATTGATCATTGGCGACCGTAAAACGGGTAAAACCGCCGTCGCGCTCGATACGATCATTAACCAAAAAGGCGGCGACGTCATTTGCGTCTATGTCGCTTGTGGACAACGAGCAGCCTCCATCACCGGTGTCGTCGAAGCCCTCGAAGCCGCCGGCGCCATGGACTACTCGATCGTCATCAGCGCCACTGCCAGTGATCCCGCCCCGCTGCAATACATCGCTCCCTATGCCGGAGCTGCGATCGCCGAGCACTTCATGATGCAAGGCAAGCACACGTTGGTGGTCTATGATGACTTGTCGAAACAAGCCCAAGCCTATCGCCAGTTGTCACTGCTCATGCGGCGTCCACCGGGACGCGAAGCCTATCCGGGCGACGTCTTCTACTGTCACAGTCGTTTGCTCGAACGGGCTGTGAAGCTCAGCGACGAATTGGGCGGCGGCTCTATGACGGCTTTGCCGATCATCGAAACGTTAGAAGGTGAAGTCTCTGCCTACATTCCCACAAACGTGATTTCCATTACCGACGGCCAGATTTATCTCGAACCGGATCTATTCTTCGCCGGTGTGCGTCCCGCGATTAACGTGGGTATCAGCGTCTCCCGTGTGGGTGGCAACGCGCAAACCAAAGCGATGAAAAAAGTCTCCGGCGGTTTACGACTCGACTTGGCCGCCTTCCGTGAATTGGAAGCTTTCGCGCAGTTGGGTACGGAGTTGGACAAAGCGACACAAGCACAACTCGATCGCGGATACCGCATGGTCGAATTGCTCAAACAGCCGCAGTTCCGTCCGCTTTCCGTCCCCGACCAGGTGATGAGTATCTATGCGGGAACCAAGGGTTACTTTGACCAAGTCCCGGTGAGCGACGTCCTCGCGGCGGAAGTTGAGATGCACCAGTTCATGGCCGAGCAAAAATCGGAAGTCCGCGACAAAATTGCCGAGACCGGTGCCTTGGACAGCGAGACCGAAGAAGCCCTCAAAAATGCGCTTGAGGAATTCAAAGTCCAATATGCCGCGGGCAAGTCCTCCGCCCCGGAGCCGGTCACGGCTTAA
- a CDS encoding AtpZ/AtpI family protein, producing MPPDDQNKRSPAAIGYEWVSRVTTVCLEMVLPGIGGQWLDERWGTNYLTLLGLVIGVTVGITHLLAMTKQAERSKKDKNSQD from the coding sequence GTGCCGCCCGACGACCAAAACAAACGCTCACCCGCAGCCATCGGTTACGAATGGGTTTCGCGAGTGACTACGGTGTGCCTGGAAATGGTTTTGCCGGGAATTGGTGGGCAATGGCTGGATGAGAGGTGGGGGACGAATTACCTTACCTTGCTAGGGTTAGTGATTGGGGTCACGGTGGGGATCACACATCTGCTGGCGATGACAAAGCAGGCAGAGCGATCCAAAAAAGATAAAAATTCTCAAGATTGA
- the atpD gene encoding F0F1 ATP synthase subunit beta has product MSTTEAQTAETTAGGVGHVTQIIGSTFDAEFAEDQLPEIYNALRVDTEIKGVRIKVTGEVQQHLGGGRVRCVALGSTDGMVRGMEAIDTGSAVTVPVGKATLGRVFNLLGEPIDGRGEVEHEDRWPIHRHAPKLEDLSAKTELFETGIKVIDLLTPFVRGGKAGLFGGAGLGKTVILTELIARIASEHGGYSVFAGVGERTREGNDLWLEMQETKIGQTERSVIEQTCMVFGQMNEPPGARLRVALSALTMAEWFRDTTGTDTLLFVDNIFRFSQAGSEVSALLGRMPSAVGYQPTLGTELGELQERITSTKRGAITSVQAVYVPADDPTDPAPATAFSHLDAFIYLERRISEKGIYPAVDPLASSSRILDPQYVGDRHYTVARRVQTILQRYRELQDIIAILGVDELSEEDKLVVARARRIERFLSQPFLVAEVFTGKAGKITPLQETIESFEEICDGKWDHLPEQAFMYVGGVKEAEEQAKRMAEES; this is encoded by the coding sequence ATGTCAACCACCGAAGCCCAGACCGCTGAAACAACCGCCGGTGGCGTCGGGCACGTCACGCAGATCATTGGGTCTACCTTTGATGCGGAATTCGCCGAAGACCAACTCCCCGAAATCTACAATGCCTTACGGGTCGATACCGAAATCAAAGGTGTCCGCATCAAAGTCACCGGGGAAGTTCAACAGCATCTTGGCGGAGGACGTGTTCGCTGTGTTGCTCTGGGTTCCACCGACGGCATGGTCCGTGGCATGGAAGCGATCGACACTGGTTCAGCCGTGACCGTTCCTGTCGGTAAAGCCACCCTGGGACGCGTCTTCAATCTGCTGGGCGAACCGATCGATGGTCGCGGCGAAGTGGAACACGAAGACCGCTGGCCCATTCACCGTCACGCTCCTAAGCTCGAAGACCTCAGTGCCAAAACCGAACTCTTCGAAACCGGTATTAAGGTGATCGACCTGCTGACTCCGTTTGTGCGGGGTGGTAAAGCGGGACTGTTCGGTGGAGCCGGTTTGGGCAAGACGGTGATCCTCACCGAATTGATTGCTCGGATCGCCAGCGAACATGGTGGATACTCGGTGTTCGCCGGCGTAGGTGAGCGGACCCGCGAAGGAAACGACCTGTGGTTGGAAATGCAGGAAACCAAAATCGGGCAAACCGAACGGTCCGTTATCGAACAAACCTGTATGGTCTTCGGTCAAATGAACGAGCCCCCCGGAGCCCGTTTACGTGTCGCCCTGTCGGCTTTGACCATGGCCGAATGGTTCCGTGACACAACCGGAACCGACACCCTGCTGTTCGTCGACAACATCTTCCGCTTCTCGCAAGCCGGTTCGGAAGTCTCCGCCTTGCTGGGTCGGATGCCCTCGGCCGTGGGTTACCAACCGACGCTGGGTACCGAATTGGGTGAACTACAAGAACGGATTACCTCCACCAAACGGGGTGCTATTACCAGTGTGCAAGCGGTCTATGTCCCGGCGGATGACCCGACTGACCCTGCCCCGGCAACCGCGTTCTCTCACTTGGACGCCTTTATCTACCTGGAACGACGGATCTCGGAAAAAGGGATTTACCCGGCGGTCGACCCGCTGGCCTCCTCCAGTCGGATTTTGGATCCGCAATATGTCGGCGACCGACATTACACTGTCGCACGCCGCGTCCAAACCATCCTCCAACGCTATCGCGAACTGCAGGACATCATCGCCATTTTGGGTGTCGATGAATTGAGCGAAGAAGACAAACTTGTCGTGGCTCGTGCCCGACGGATTGAACGCTTCCTGTCGCAACCGTTCCTCGTGGCTGAGGTCTTCACCGGCAAAGCTGGTAAAATTACTCCGCTGCAGGAAACGATCGAAAGCTTCGAAGAAATCTGTGACGGCAAATGGGATCACCTTCCCGAACAAGCCTTCATGTACGTCGGTGGCGTTAAAGAAGCAGAAGAACAAGCCAAACGAATGGCCGAAGAATCCTAA
- the atpE gene encoding ATP synthase F0 subunit C, whose translation MKTVLVGMAAFLAATPVMAQDGSGSVLIEFSGALGTGLVVIGAALGISKLASAALESMARQPEVAGSIQTAMIIAAALIEGFTFYAIFVCSGQNPWGT comes from the coding sequence ATGAAAACTGTGTTGGTTGGTATGGCCGCCTTCTTGGCAGCCACTCCCGTGATGGCCCAAGACGGCTCCGGCAGCGTTTTGATCGAGTTCTCAGGTGCCTTGGGAACCGGCCTGGTCGTGATCGGTGCCGCACTGGGCATCAGCAAATTGGCATCCGCCGCGCTGGAAAGCATGGCTCGCCAACCCGAAGTTGCGGGTAGCATTCAAACGGCAATGATTATTGCCGCGGCGTTGATCGAAGGTTTCACCTTCTACGCCATTTTCGTTTGCTCCGGTCAAAACCCCTGGGGAACCTAG
- the atpB gene encoding F0F1 ATP synthase subunit A → MADPVLHIKDSYYFEVPRMFWRHDYEDLSQVPEYLREAHPDTTVEEFNDALHGKILIPQPFGTPANHHDPATGFCISKFMIIEVVVAIILVLIFTKLAKLISTGERPRGIFWNMFESVLLYVRDHIARPAIGLHDADKFVPLLWTIFFFVLFCNLFGLLPWAGSPTGAFGVTLTLAFVIFGAGLIAGMQKFGPVGYWLNQVPTMDLPWYVAPLKLLIFAIEVLGMFIKHAVLGIRLLANMVAGHLVLLGIMGLIAAAAAAPLANWSLVATIGILGSTIFSLLELFVSFLQAYIFTFLSALFIGASVHHH, encoded by the coding sequence ATGGCTGATCCGGTCCTGCACATAAAAGACAGTTACTACTTCGAAGTGCCGCGCATGTTTTGGCGGCACGATTACGAAGATCTTAGTCAGGTCCCGGAATACCTGCGTGAAGCGCATCCGGACACGACTGTTGAAGAATTCAACGATGCCTTGCACGGCAAGATTTTGATTCCTCAGCCGTTCGGGACCCCGGCCAACCATCACGACCCGGCCACCGGGTTTTGCATCTCGAAGTTCATGATCATTGAAGTGGTCGTGGCGATCATCTTGGTGCTGATCTTTACTAAACTGGCGAAATTGATCTCCACCGGGGAACGGCCTCGCGGGATCTTCTGGAATATGTTCGAGTCGGTCCTGCTGTATGTACGGGACCATATCGCCCGTCCTGCGATCGGACTACACGATGCGGACAAATTCGTGCCGCTGCTTTGGACGATTTTCTTTTTCGTGCTGTTTTGCAATCTCTTCGGCCTGCTTCCGTGGGCCGGGTCTCCAACCGGAGCCTTCGGCGTCACGTTGACCTTGGCGTTTGTGATCTTCGGCGCGGGGCTGATTGCTGGCATGCAAAAGTTTGGTCCCGTGGGATACTGGTTGAATCAGGTGCCCACCATGGATCTGCCTTGGTATGTCGCACCATTGAAGTTGTTGATTTTTGCGATCGAAGTTTTGGGAATGTTCATCAAGCATGCCGTGCTCGGTATTCGACTTTTAGCGAATATGGTCGCCGGCCACTTGGTGTTACTAGGAATCATGGGACTCATCGCAGCGGCAGCAGCAGCCCCGCTTGCGAACTGGAGCCTCGTGGCCACCATCGGCATTTTAGGCTCGACGATCTTTAGCCTCCTCGAGTTGTTTGTGTCGTTTCTGCAAGCCTATATCTTTACCTTTCTGTCGGCATTATTTATCGGTGCCTCCGTTCACCACCACTAG